One segment of Strix uralensis isolate ZFMK-TIS-50842 chromosome 11, bStrUra1, whole genome shotgun sequence DNA contains the following:
- the ZNF710 gene encoding zinc finger protein 710 — MDRFTECGTQTDAVVVLSLAQAAVLGLVSENELLGATVSPAGFFPGLGAELPDAAAAEPGEPEGECRLEGEGQAPGDGQEEDVLEAESSLEKHARRRKRPPVRLVPKVKCEKAEDEVLYEGPVPGDEEGEQQRGRPPPLQDAGQEQTVQSSAVKMIDLGAFSRKPRRLRHLRRHARREPEGTEAADGSPAAGALRTECAFEAGTPSPGEAEAPAPASPEPVKSEQGFGWQEPGELEAEAAGATSERNKKAQLDRLDINVQIDDSYLVEAGDRQKRWQCRMCEKSYTSKYNLVTHILGHNGIKPHSCPHCNKLFKQPSHLQTHLLTHQGTRPHKCEVCSKAFTQTSHLKRHMLLHTDIKPYSCRFCGRGFAYPSELKAHEVKHESGRCHVCVECGLDFSTLTQLKRHLSTHQGPTLYQCLECSKSFHYRSQLQNHMLKHQNVRPFVCTECGMEFSQIHHLKQHSLTHKGVKEFKCEVCGREFTLQANMKRHMLIHTSVRPYQCHICFKTFVQKQTLKTHMIVHSPVKPFKCKVCGKSFNRMYNLLGHMHLHAGSKPFKCPYCSSKFNLKGNLSRHMKVKHGVMDISLDSQDPMMDLAGADHAELDGQQEMDDFEEENSYGYGGVGNPPDEHTLAEQAMKEMAYYNML, encoded by the exons ATGGATCGCTTCACTGAGTGCGGGACCCAGACGGACGCGGTGGTGGTGCTGTCCCTGGCGCAGGCTGCAGTTCTGGGCTTGGTGTCCGAGAATGAGCTGCTGGGGGCCACCGTCAGCCCTGCCGGCttcttcccagggctgggagcggAGCTGCCGGACGCAGCCGCAGCAGAGCCCGGGGAGCCGGAGGGTGAGTGCCGGCTGGAGGGCGAGGGGCAGGCGCCCGGGGACGGGCAGGAGGAGGATGTCTTGGAGGCAGAGTCCTCCCTGGAGAAGCACGCCCGGAGGAGGAAGCGGCCTCCGGTGAGGCTGGTGCCCAAGGTCAAGTGCGAGAAGGCGGAGGACGAGGTGCTGTACGAAGGGCCCGTCCCTGGTGATGAGGAGGGTGAGCAGCAGCgtggccgcccgccgccgctccagGACGCTGGCCAGGAGCAGACGGTGCAGAGCAGCGCCGTGAAGATGATCGACCTCGGCGCCTTCAGCAGGAAGCCCCGGCGCCTGCGGCACCTCCGCCGGCACGCACGCCGTGAGCCGGAGGGGACCGAGGCGGCCGACGGCAGCCCCGCGGCAGGGGCTTTGCGGACCGAGTGCGCCTTCGAGGCGGGCACCCCATCCCCTGGCGAGGCGGAGGCCCCGGCGCCGGCGTCCCCCGAGCCGGTGAAGAGCGAGCAGGGCTTCGGCTGGCAGGAGCCGGGGGAGCtggaggcggaggcggcgggtGCCACCAGCGAGCGCAACAAGAAGGCACAGCTGGACCGGCTGGACATCAACGTGCAGATCGACGACTCCTACCTGGTGGAGGCCGGGGACCGGCAGAAGCGCTGGCAGTGCCGCATGTGTGAGAAGTCCTACACGTCCAAGTACAACCTGGTGACCCACATCCTGGGCCACAATGGCATCAAGCCCCACTCCTGCCCGCACTGCAACAAGCTCTTCAAGCAGCCCAGCCACCTGCAGACCCACCTGCTGACCCACCAGGGCACACGGCCGCACAAGTGCGAGGTCTGCAGCAAGGCCTTCACCCAGACCAGCCACCTGAAGCGGCACATGCTGCTGCACACCGACATCAAGCCCTACAGCTGCCGCTTCTGCGGCCGGGGCTTCGCCTACCCCAGTGAGCTGAAGGCGCACGAGGTGAAGCATGAGAGCGGCCGCTGCCACGTCTGCGTGGAGTGCGGGCTGGACTTCTCCACGCTCACCCAGCTGAAGCGGCACCTCTCCACGCATCAGGGCCCCACGCTGTACCAGTGCCTGGAGTGCAGCAAGTCCTTCCACTACCGCAGCCAGCTGCAGAACCACATGCTGAAGCACCAGAACGTCCGGCCCTTCGTCTGCACCGAGTGTGGGATGGAGTTCAGCCAGATCCACCACCTCAAGCAGCACTCCCTCACGCACAAG GGCGTGAAGGAGTTCAAGTGCGAGGTGTGCGGGCGGGAGTTCACCCTCCAGGCCAACATGAAGCGGCACATGCTGATCCACACCAGCGTCCGTCCCTACCAGTGTCACATCTGCTTCAAGACGTTTGTGCAGAAGCAGACACTCAAGACCCACATGATTGTGCACTCCCCGGTGAAGCCGTTCAAATGCAAG GTCTGCGGGAAATCCTTCAACCGCATGTACAACCTGCTGGGCCACATGCACCTGCACGCGGGGAGCAAGCCCTTCAAGTGTCCCTACTGCTCCAGCAAGTTCAACCTGAAGGGCAACCTGAGCCGGCACATGAAGGTCAAGCACGGGGTGATGGACATCAGCCTGGACAGCCAAG